AGCCCTGTGTACTTTATTTATAGTGTGATCTGTTTCTGCACACCAGAGACTTACATGAAGCTCTGTGGTCTAACACAAACTTTTTAATCTTTGGTCTTCAGGTCCCAAATTATTCCACTGATATTGGAGAGCCTTTTGCTATGTTAACAACAGGAAAGCGTTTCAAAGAGGGTAGCCCATTCTGAGGGAGATATGCGGTCTAATACTTCATGCTTAGAAGTGTGCAACGTCTGGAAGCATTACGTTTGgaagtacaggaaaaaaatacggCTACCTGAGTGTTTCAGAGTAGCCAGAGATATGAACCTCGGTAGAAGTGATGGTGCAGCTTTGTGCTACCTCACTCTCTttgaaacagttttattttaaagaatgagaTTCTAGCTGTGTGTTTTCTTACCTAATGTAAAAAGGACCTTCTAAGGATTAACACTGAGTTTTCCGACTCACGTTAACTTTAAAGGAGGATTtcaaatttgcaaagaaaaacaaaactttcgCGTTCTCGAGGTCTGTTTGGCGGCAGGAGTCGGGATTTCTTGTTCCCCAGCTATTCAAATCCAGCTATTTTTGCGACAAGACATCAACAAGCGAAAACCAGCCGGTCCCACGGCCTCACAGATGTAGAAAAATGACGATTTCGTGACagataaaacaggaaaaaaccatTCAATTTCACCCGAAGACGGATCGCAGGGCGCTGagcggcgccggggccgggcggagcCAATCAGCCCCCGCCGCGCTGCTATAAAAGGAGGCGCGGCAGGCGCGCCTCCGCTCAGTGCTCCTCCTTATTCCGCCATGGCCGAGaccgccccggcccccgcccccgccgccaaGAAGCCGAAGAAGGCGGCGAGCGGCTCCAAAGCCCGCAAGCCCGCGGGGCCCAGCGTCACCGAGCTGATCACCAAGGCCGTGTCCGCCTCCAAGGAGCGCAAGGGGCTCTCCCTCGCCGCGCTCAAGAAGGCGCTGGCCGCCGGCGGCTACGATGTGGAGAAGAACAACAGCCGCATCAAGCTGGGGCTCAAGAGCCTCGTCAGCAAGGGCACCCTGGTGCAGACCAGAGGTATAGGTGCGTCTGGCTCTTTCCGAGTAAGTAAGAAACCTGGAGAAGCAAAAGTAGAAGCTCCTACGAAAAAAACTACAGCAACGAAGTCCAAGAAGCCAGCGGCTAAGAAGCCTGCCAGCGCTGCTAAGAACGCGGTAACAGCAAAGAAGAGCTCCAAGAAGGTTAAGCCTGCCGCCAAGAAAGCAGCCATAAGTCCCAAGCTAGGAAAGGCTGTCAGGCCCAAAAAAGTAGGAGCAGCAGCGAAGAGCCCGGCTAAGGCAAAGGCGATGAAGCCTAAGGTGGCCAAGCTGAAAGCGGCTAAGGCAAAGGCGGCAGCACCCAAGAAGTAACCCTCACCTAGAAGTAGCCTTGCTTCCCATTTAAACCCAACGGCTCTTTTAAGAGCCACCCACGGTTTCTTAAGAGGGCTGAAATGCTGTGGCTTCTCTCGTTTTGGGGAGGATTGAGCGGGGAGGTGTATGGGGGATCAGCCCGTCTTCTGCTGAATGTGCGTGCTATTTGAGACCTTGACAAGCTCTAGCGGCACTTGCAGCGCCTTGGTGGCTTTCAAACCGCCCACGAGGCGCAGGGATTGGTTgtggaggagctgagctgttTCCTGGGTCTGCTTTCAGCCCCGCCCCAGAGCTAAGTAATACTAAGTAATAAGGCCCGGGCCTGATTATCTGTTTACAGAACCGCACCTGGGAAAAGCATTTACAAACACCTCCCGTGAGGTTTCAAAACTCGTATGGAATTAAAGCTCTTTTTATGAACTTGTAGGTGGCTCTTAAAAGAGCCTTTGGGTTTCTTAGTAAAACAGCGGCCTTCGTTCTTCAGCGTTCACTTAGCCTTAGCCTTGTGGCTGTCGGTCTTCTTGGGCAGCAGCACGGCCTGGATGTTGGGCAGCACGCCGCCCTGCGCGATCGTCACCTTGCCGAGCAGCTTGTTGAGCTCCTCGTCGTTGCGGATGGCGAGCTGCAGGTGGCGGGGGATGATGCGCGTCTTCTTGTTGTCGCGGGCCGCGTTGCCCGCCAGCTCCAGGATCTCGGCCGTCAGGTACTCCAGCACGGCCGCCAGGTACACCGGGGCGCCGGCGCCCACGCGCTCCGCGTAGTTGCCCTTGCGCAGCAGCCGGTGCACGCGGCCCACGGGGAACTGCAGCCCGGCCCGCGACGAGCGCGACTTGGCCTTGGCGCGCGCCTTCCCGCCCTGCTTCCCGCGGCCGGACATCGCAGCGactcaggagcagcacagcagaggaacGCGGCGAACACAGAACGAGCTCTCGACCAGGGCTCGCCGCCTGCTTTATATACAACCCGGGCGGAGCGGCAGCACCTCTTGTGATTGGCTGCGAGAGAGAAATTGTTCCCCAGCCAATGGAAAAGCGAATCGAGACGGGGCCAATAGCGAATCCCGGCGCTCTGCACCGAGCTTTAGGCGAGCCAATAGCGATGCAGTGATATCGACGGCGGCGCTATAAAGGCGGCAGCCGAGGCGGCAGCTGCCGTTGAGAGCGGTTGGGCCCTGTGC
This sequence is a window from Hirundo rustica isolate bHirRus1 chromosome 4, bHirRus1.pri.v3, whole genome shotgun sequence. Protein-coding genes within it:
- the LOC120752166 gene encoding histone H1.10-like, yielding MAETAPAPAPAAKKPKKAASGSKARKPAGPSVTELITKAVSASKERKGLSLAALKKALAAGGYDVEKNNSRIKLGLKSLVSKGTLVQTRGIGASGSFRVSKKPGEAKVEAPTKKTTATKSKKPAAKKPASAAKNAVTAKKSSKKVKPAAKKAAISPKLGKAVRPKKVGAAAKSPAKAKAMKPKVAKLKAAKAKAAAPKK
- the LOC120752150 gene encoding histone H2A-IV, with the protein product MSGRGKQGGKARAKAKSRSSRAGLQFPVGRVHRLLRKGNYAERVGAGAPVYLAAVLEYLTAEILELAGNAARDNKKTRIIPRHLQLAIRNDEELNKLLGKVTIAQGGVLPNIQAVLLPKKTDSHKAKAK